The Chryseolinea soli genome contains a region encoding:
- a CDS encoding ABC transporter permease, whose translation MLRSYFKMSWRTLLKNKVSSLINISGLTLGLTTSILILLVVINEFKYDQFHTNLADTYLLMKNQKTNEGISTGWSTAGPMAEALRTEFPEVKYAARVAPFDEQQIVVNNKISYESGIYADPDLFKIMTFPSLTGDVVSVLESNSAIAITKDMAKKLFADENPIGKPILFNRHHSLTVGAVIENIPDHSTLKFGMVIPFALFENENDWLKKWDDNRIMTWMQLQPAADIPSFNQKITELIQQRSNDKMVSQFAYPLKKLYLYGSFSNGHPDGGRITAVRMLIGFGVFMLLVACINFMNMATAQSEHRAREVGVRKVLGASRRWIIYQFLNESFVMTFLSLFTALALTVLIIPSFNTLTHSKIHFDFTSLPIGLWTLGIGVVTALLAGSYPSLFLSRFVPARVLKGRMVSGKGGGLRRALVTFQFVISVFFLIGTIIMYAQFEHVRNRPIGYEQANLIDIQLDSALSAKFAYLKTEALKIPNVRSATGVSGNILYSGGAVTGMDWPGKRPGEDLSVVVGDVEYDWSKTIGVSMVQGRDFDPAYAGDLSRCILNETAVAQMGLQNPVGAMVGGHEVIGVFRNYVFNNPFGKIAPMALYLNPSRMNHLYLRVQNDPQWRQTVDRIEKIAKSVSPEFPFRFSFTKDEYQHRFNEISDTSLMISIFGGMTIFISCLGLFGLSGFVAERRSKEMSIRKVFGASMLRVFVSLSQDFLRPVLIALLMVIPLSFFIAQWALSNISYAVPLSWWMFASGGVMILVIAIVIVLYHGWKTARESPAVRLKNE comes from the coding sequence ATGTTGAGAAGTTACTTTAAAATGAGCTGGAGAACTTTGCTAAAAAATAAAGTCTCCTCGCTCATCAATATTTCGGGGCTTACCCTGGGGCTTACTACCAGCATCCTCATTTTGTTGGTGGTCATAAATGAATTCAAGTATGACCAGTTTCATACGAATCTTGCGGACACCTACTTGTTGATGAAAAATCAAAAAACGAACGAAGGTATTTCCACGGGATGGTCCACCGCAGGGCCCATGGCGGAAGCGTTGCGAACGGAATTTCCGGAGGTAAAATATGCCGCGAGAGTGGCCCCGTTCGATGAACAGCAAATCGTGGTCAACAACAAGATCTCGTACGAGTCGGGCATTTACGCCGATCCCGATCTCTTCAAGATCATGACGTTCCCATCGCTCACCGGGGACGTGGTCAGCGTCTTGGAAAGCAATTCTGCTATCGCGATCACCAAAGACATGGCGAAGAAACTTTTCGCCGATGAGAACCCCATCGGAAAACCGATCTTGTTCAACCGGCATCATTCCCTCACGGTGGGCGCCGTGATAGAGAACATCCCTGACCATAGTACCCTGAAATTCGGAATGGTGATTCCCTTCGCGCTCTTTGAAAACGAAAACGACTGGCTCAAAAAATGGGACGACAACCGGATCATGACCTGGATGCAACTTCAGCCCGCGGCCGATATTCCATCGTTCAATCAGAAGATAACTGAATTGATTCAACAGCGATCAAACGACAAAATGGTTTCGCAGTTCGCTTATCCTCTCAAAAAATTGTACTTGTATGGCAGTTTCTCCAATGGCCATCCCGACGGTGGTAGAATCACGGCGGTCCGCATGCTGATCGGGTTTGGTGTATTTATGCTGCTGGTTGCGTGCATCAATTTTATGAACATGGCCACCGCACAATCCGAACACCGGGCAAGAGAAGTGGGTGTCAGAAAAGTGCTAGGCGCTTCGCGGCGGTGGATCATTTACCAGTTTCTGAACGAATCTTTTGTGATGACCTTCCTGTCGTTGTTCACGGCATTGGCACTGACGGTGCTGATCATTCCTTCATTCAACACGCTGACGCATTCGAAGATTCATTTTGATTTCACCAGCTTGCCCATCGGATTGTGGACGCTTGGCATTGGGGTCGTCACCGCGCTGCTGGCCGGAAGCTATCCCTCGCTGTTCCTGAGCCGCTTTGTGCCCGCCCGGGTTTTGAAAGGCAGGATGGTCAGTGGCAAGGGGGGCGGGCTGCGCAGGGCGTTGGTGACTTTTCAGTTTGTCATTTCCGTGTTCTTTCTCATCGGCACCATCATCATGTATGCTCAATTTGAGCATGTCAGAAACCGCCCCATCGGCTACGAGCAGGCCAACCTCATCGATATTCAACTGGACTCAGCCCTGTCTGCAAAATTTGCATACCTCAAAACAGAAGCCTTGAAAATCCCCAATGTACGCTCGGCAACGGGTGTGTCGGGCAACATATTGTATTCCGGCGGCGCGGTCACGGGAATGGACTGGCCAGGAAAACGCCCAGGGGAAGATCTTTCGGTAGTGGTCGGTGATGTGGAGTATGACTGGAGCAAAACAATCGGTGTTTCGATGGTACAGGGCAGGGATTTCGACCCCGCTTATGCCGGTGACCTGAGCCGTTGCATTCTCAATGAAACAGCCGTAGCACAAATGGGTTTACAAAATCCCGTTGGAGCCATGGTCGGTGGTCACGAGGTGATCGGCGTGTTTCGAAACTATGTTTTCAATAATCCCTTTGGGAAAATTGCACCGATGGCGCTTTACTTAAATCCGTCGCGAATGAATCATCTCTACCTCCGTGTGCAAAACGACCCGCAGTGGCGTCAAACCGTCGATCGTATTGAGAAGATCGCAAAAAGTGTCAGCCCGGAGTTTCCTTTCCGTTTTTCTTTTACGAAAGATGAATATCAGCACCGGTTCAATGAAATTTCAGATACGAGCTTGATGATCTCCATCTTTGGCGGCATGACCATCTTTATTTCGTGCCTGGGGCTGTTCGGCTTGTCGGGCTTTGTGGCGGAACGAAGAAGCAAAGAGATGAGCATCCGGAAGGTATTTGGCGCGAGCATGCTTCGTGTTTTCGTTTCGCTGTCGCAGGACTTCCTCAGGCCGGTGTTGATTGCACTGCTCATGGTCATCCCGTTGTCGTTCTTCATCGCGCAATGGGCGCTTTCCAACATCAGTTATGCTGTACCTTTAAGTTGGTGGATGTTTGCCTCAGGTGGGGTGATGATACTTGTGATCGCTATCGTTATTGTTCTTTATCACGGCTGGAAGACGGCGCGGGAAAGTCCGGCGGTTCGATTGAAAAATGAATAG